The following are encoded together in the Candidatus Methylomirabilis oxygeniifera genome:
- a CDS encoding protein of unknown function (Evidence 5 : No homology to any previously reported sequences), with the protein MRYGAVTAVLRGIPPFIIDTAIGNVLTRLVTPNSYRRIFENKPPAWILNAAKAPGPARRGRISARTRIQGTGLELFEKLEALRSRLRHSEDSRKARDAFIDEITSLIGSTPFQPIPGPLTQKAIFEANARMFGGFIAFLLRSKIKISSVLTRTSAIAAAFPDLFGSKTLWAWSASDYTKALHFGMEEHETDHFRIALKWLVAFLHDLGISTPRISWCDDNLQEPLIVTPAPLVGFNDFDRAFDTCFMLDTIPDELRELLQIMLILGFWVGLRAKEASLLTLRHYHPHPFHLIEVRHSKFPTSTRDMYLQYIVALPYLMRLNAWYAKRLDEANGNLDAPLLGTGRKMRSASKNPLGFYDSSYLSGLAGLVLRCSIGEPISFHGLRHAFASWLLLRLLATDRRITVKRSIYPWASPLAFSSEAYDCLRPLLHGFGTPKPGQSECSHILMALCRLVGHANPTTTLEEYCHTVDVAHALIESHLRGRG; encoded by the coding sequence ATGCGCTACGGCGCCGTGACGGCCGTCTTACGTGGCATCCCACCGTTTATCATTGATACCGCCATTGGGAATGTTCTCACGAGACTCGTCACCCCCAACAGCTACCGACGTATCTTTGAGAACAAGCCACCGGCATGGATTCTCAACGCAGCCAAGGCCCCTGGCCCCGCTCGCCGTGGGCGAATCTCCGCTCGGACACGTATTCAGGGCACGGGCCTTGAACTCTTCGAGAAGCTTGAGGCGCTCCGCTCTCGCCTGCGCCACAGTGAGGACAGTCGGAAAGCGCGGGATGCGTTTATTGATGAGATCACATCCCTCATTGGATCCACTCCATTCCAGCCGATTCCAGGCCCGCTGACCCAAAAGGCGATCTTTGAAGCGAACGCCAGGATGTTCGGAGGCTTCATCGCGTTTCTTCTCCGAAGCAAAATTAAGATCAGTTCGGTGCTCACCCGGACCTCGGCCATCGCCGCCGCCTTCCCCGATCTCTTCGGCTCCAAGACTCTGTGGGCTTGGTCGGCCAGCGATTATACGAAGGCGTTACATTTCGGGATGGAGGAGCACGAAACTGATCACTTTCGCATCGCACTGAAGTGGCTCGTAGCTTTCCTGCATGACTTAGGGATTTCTACCCCGCGGATCTCCTGGTGCGATGACAATCTGCAGGAACCGCTCATCGTCACGCCTGCTCCGTTGGTGGGATTTAATGACTTCGACCGGGCCTTCGACACCTGCTTCATGCTCGACACCATCCCCGACGAACTGCGAGAGCTTCTTCAGATCATGCTCATCTTGGGTTTCTGGGTCGGCCTCCGCGCCAAAGAGGCATCCCTCCTGACTCTCCGCCATTACCATCCACATCCATTCCATCTGATTGAAGTGCGACACTCTAAGTTCCCGACCAGCACCAGGGATATGTACCTCCAATACATCGTCGCGCTGCCGTACCTCATGCGCCTCAACGCGTGGTACGCCAAACGTCTGGACGAGGCGAACGGCAATCTCGATGCGCCCCTTTTGGGAACCGGCCGGAAGATGCGCTCTGCCTCCAAGAATCCGTTAGGCTTTTATGATTCCAGCTACCTCTCGGGACTGGCCGGCCTCGTCCTCCGATGCTCCATCGGCGAGCCGATATCGTTTCATGGCCTGCGTCATGCATTTGCGTCCTGGCTCCTCTTACGACTCCTCGCGACGGATCGTCGGATCACTGTCAAGCGCTCAATATACCCATGGGCGTCGCCGCTCGCATTTTCATCGGAGGCCTACGATTGCCTACGGCCGCTGCTGCATGGATTCGGTACGCCAAAACCCGGCCAATCGGAATGCTCACACATCCTCATGGCGCTCTGCCGGTTGGTCGGTCATGCCAATCCGACGACAACGCTGGAAGAGTACTGTCACACCGTTGACGTGGCCCACGCGCTCATCGAGAGCCACTTGAGGGGTCGCGGTTGA
- a CDS encoding protein of unknown function (Evidence 5 : No homology to any previously reported sequences) gives MIRPLQRNRNKAIGRQKGYSDRETQRTPQTEGARTAESQAEARKGNGKGLVPASHAPIDQCKIPTRLFELGIGNVVISRRHPSGQISLAIFLLDVYCLGVKDVFHRLVDPSQYANIMAGLARDSPLEDIDLTCARKLIEGAVEYARQFQLTPHPDYKTARTILGEVDAAACPRDFEYGRDGKPFYVAGPNDSPATSRRILSLLEQQCGPDGFHYMIPTDLSPEGV, from the coding sequence GTGATTCGACCCCTTCAAAGGAACAGGAATAAAGCTATCGGGCGTCAGAAAGGGTATTCCGATCGCGAAACCCAGCGAACACCGCAGACAGAAGGCGCTCGCACGGCAGAAAGCCAAGCGGAAGCACGCAAAGGGAACGGAAAGGGCCTCGTGCCGGCCTCGCACGCTCCAATCGATCAGTGCAAGATCCCGACGCGTCTGTTCGAACTCGGCATTGGAAATGTCGTGATCTCACGCCGACACCCCTCTGGTCAGATCAGCCTGGCGATCTTTCTCCTAGACGTGTATTGCCTGGGCGTCAAGGATGTGTTCCATCGTCTAGTTGATCCGAGTCAATACGCGAACATCATGGCAGGGTTGGCACGCGACAGTCCGCTTGAAGACATCGATCTCACGTGCGCGCGGAAACTGATCGAGGGGGCCGTCGAGTATGCGCGGCAATTTCAGTTGACACCCCACCCGGATTACAAGACGGCCCGGACGATCCTCGGCGAGGTCGATGCCGCAGCCTGTCCGCGTGACTTTGAGTATGGTCGTGACGGTAAGCCGTTCTATGTGGCAGGACCGAATGACTCTCCCGCGACGTCTCGTCGCATCCTCTCTCTCCTGGAACAGCAGTGCGGGCCTGACGGCTTCCACTACATGATCCCGACTGATCTGTCGCCTGAAGGCGTATGA
- a CDS encoding conserved protein of unknown function (Evidence 4 : Homologs of previously reported genes of unknown function) has product MPRDFRLYLDDILEAISQIRAYTESMDYDAFMRDRKTQDAVVRNLEVIGEAAGCLPESIQTGAGDIEWRKIVGMRNILAHEYFGVSLPIVWDIVQNKLSPLDAACRKLLESDSTPSKEQE; this is encoded by the coding sequence ATGCCTAGAGATTTTCGTCTTTATCTGGATGACATCCTGGAAGCGATATCTCAGATCAGAGCATACACCGAATCCATGGATTATGACGCATTCATGCGGGACCGTAAGACGCAGGATGCCGTAGTGCGCAACCTCGAGGTCATCGGCGAGGCGGCCGGATGTCTGCCGGAATCTATCCAGACAGGCGCTGGAGATATTGAATGGCGGAAAATCGTGGGGATGCGCAATATCCTGGCGCATGAGTATTTTGGTGTGAGCCTTCCCATAGTCTGGGATATCGTGCAAAACAAGTTGAGCCCGCTCGATGCTGCCTGCCGAAAACTGCTTGAGAGTGATTCGACCCCTTCAAAGGAACAGGAATAA
- a CDS encoding conserved protein of unknown function (Evidence 4 : Homologs of previously reported genes of unknown function), whose amino-acid sequence MQEELRERFTVIRIGVFGSFARGSQTPASDVDIIVELAEPTFDHYMDLKFRLEDVLGRPVDLVIADTVKPRLKPIIAQAVVYA is encoded by the coding sequence ATGCAAGAGGAGCTGCGGGAGCGGTTTACCGTAATCCGCATCGGTGTCTTTGGATCTTTCGCCAGAGGGAGTCAAACTCCGGCAAGCGATGTGGATATCATCGTGGAGTTGGCCGAACCGACCTTCGATCACTACATGGATCTCAAATTCAGATTGGAAGATGTCCTGGGCCGCCCGGTAGACTTAGTGATCGCGGACACCGTAAAACCTCGCCTGAAACCGATTATTGCGCAAGCAGTGGTCTATGCCTAG
- a CDS encoding protein of unknown function (Evidence 5 : No homology to any previously reported sequences) yields the protein MPDTGSTGHRQRLRDRFASGDQSFRSEGSLLELLLTYTIPQKDVRPLAKHLLSEYGSLSSLRATLHCSAEQTRHRYAHDFLHTNLMAKHSLGEIWE from the coding sequence ATGCCGGATACTGGGAGTACAGGTCATCGACAGCGGTTGCGGGATCGCTTCGCGAGTGGCGATCAAAGCTTTCGCTCAGAGGGATCCCTGCTTGAGCTTCTGCTGACCTATACGATTCCGCAAAAGGACGTACGGCCGCTCGCCAAGCACCTGCTCTCGGAATATGGCAGCCTCTCCTCCCTGCGGGCTACGCTCCATTGCAGCGCCGAACAGACCCGGCATCGCTACGCTCACGACTTCCTACACACGAACCTGATGGCCAAACATTCTCTCGGGGAGATTTGGGAATGA
- a CDS encoding protein of unknown function (Evidence 5 : No homology to any previously reported sequences): MMETTGQVLAAHVAVTQPLSQDARGWLAKINRDPSSGSR; encoded by the coding sequence GTGATGGAGACGACAGGGCAAGTGCTGGCGGCTCATGTTGCCGTTACCCAACCGCTCTCCCAAGATGCCAGAGGATGGCTGGCGAAGATCAACCGCGACCCCTCAAGTGGCTCTCGATGA